A stretch of DNA from Natrinema halophilum:
CGTAGTAGTAATAGCCCTCGTCGTCGCTTCGAACGATGTCGCCCGAGTAGATGACCCCGTCGCGGAGCGTCTCTTCGGTTTTTTCGGGCATGTTCCAGTACTCGATCATGGCACCGGGGTCCGTTCGAATCAGTTCGCCTTTCTCGTTCGGACCCACCGCGTTCCCGTCGTCGTCGAGCAGCGTCACTTCGTGCCCGAGGTCGGGGAACATCGGCTTGCCGATCGCGCCCACTTCGATTTCGTCCTTGTTGGGGTGGTTGAGGATGAGCGTGGGGCTTTCGGTCTGCGAATAGAGCTGCACGACGGTGAGGTCGAACTTCTCCTCGAAGTGTTCCCATAACTCAGTCGAGATCGGCCCGATCGCTATCTGGAGGTCGTTGTCCGGGATATCATCCTCGTCGTAGGCGGAGTCGAGAATCTTGGGCGTCCCGCCGAGGACGTTTATCGACGTGACGTCGTATCTGGCGATTTCATCCATGAACTTGCTCGCGCTGAACCGGTCGGAGAGAACGTACTCTCGCCCGGCGATCAGCGGACTGAGCATCGAGTAGTACTGGTTGTTCGCGTGAAAGAGCGGGAAGCTGTTGTAGTTGACGTCGTCTTCCGGCAGCGGTGCGCCGAGGAAACTCTTCGCGCCGAGCAAGAACGACCGGTTCGAGAGGACGGCTGGCTTGGGAAGGCCGGTGGTGCCGGAGGTCGACAGTATCGCGGTCGGATCGTCGTACCCGACCTCGACGTCCGGATTCGATTCTGACACCGTCTTCGTCAGGTCGCCAAGAAGGTACGTGTCGACTCCCTCGAGGGCTTCGATCCGGGAGTACGCCTCCTCGTCTATCGCGACGACCCGTTCCACCGAATCGTGATCGGCCGCCACCTCGGTGACGTTCTGCATGATCAGTTCGTCCGATTGGGCGACGATCGTCGATACGCCGGCGGAATCGAGCGTGTGTTCGACCTCCCGTGCGCGATACTCCCAGCTGATCGGGGTTTCGATCGCTCCGAGCTTCGCACACCCGAGGATGCTCGTGATGTACTCGGGTCGGTTTTTCAGATAGAGGCCGACCCGGTCGCCGAACTGCACGCCGATCTCCGCGAGGGAGTT
This window harbors:
- a CDS encoding class I adenylate-forming enzyme family protein, giving the protein MMDDYDYETVQETLHPQIREQESIKGVVETAAELWPERRYFTYAPTGETATFAEMNRRANLVANSLAEIGVQFGDRVGLYLKNRPEYITSILGCAKLGAIETPISWEYRAREVEHTLDSAGVSTIVAQSDELIMQNVTEVAADHDSVERVVAIDEEAYSRIEALEGVDTYLLGDLTKTVSESNPDVEVGYDDPTAILSTSGTTGLPKPAVLSNRSFLLGAKSFLGAPLPEDDVNYNSFPLFHANNQYYSMLSPLIAGREYVLSDRFSASKFMDEIARYDVTSINVLGGTPKILDSAYDEDDIPDNDLQIAIGPISTELWEHFEEKFDLTVVQLYSQTESPTLILNHPNKDEIEVGAIGKPMFPDLGHEVTLLDDDGNAVGPNEKGELIRTDPGAMIEYWNMPEKTEETLRDGVIYSGDIVRSDDEGYYYYVDRKKFMVRRSGENISAQEIENVIDEHPDVEESAIVPVPDDLRGEEVKALVKRNADDLEPEAVVSQVAGQLASYKVPRYVEFVDSFPRTPSERIKRVQLADEEAERDEHGWDREAKMSEWEVSV